From Actinomyces slackii, a single genomic window includes:
- a CDS encoding DUF998 domain-containing protein, with translation MASRSLSGVILIGSSLAYGVGQAMALRHWDGEYSMRMNLISDLGASTCAMTDDAYPARYVCSPGHGWFNGGVIASGVLLALAGVVIAVAGRRAAEVITARTASAVLVVAGVAMAVVGAVPFDRDVDVHDAAAMVTAVSQWSAAALLLVPSRVSRSRAEDDDGAAGATGAAGAAARHPRIHEFLSQLTTALLLASVVGFVMFVLPTSQPGLWERIAFDGQALMMLTLGAALIASD, from the coding sequence ATGGCGTCGCGTTCCTTATCGGGGGTTATTCTCATCGGATCGTCGCTGGCCTACGGCGTGGGCCAGGCGATGGCGCTCAGGCACTGGGATGGCGAGTACTCGATGCGCATGAACCTCATCAGCGATCTGGGCGCCTCGACCTGTGCGATGACCGACGACGCCTACCCGGCCCGCTATGTGTGCAGCCCCGGCCACGGGTGGTTCAACGGCGGCGTCATCGCGTCGGGGGTGCTGCTGGCCCTCGCCGGGGTGGTCATCGCCGTGGCGGGGCGGCGCGCCGCGGAGGTGATCACGGCCCGCACCGCCAGCGCTGTTCTCGTGGTGGCCGGAGTGGCCATGGCCGTGGTTGGCGCCGTCCCCTTCGACCGGGACGTCGATGTTCATGATGCTGCCGCAATGGTCACGGCTGTCTCGCAGTGGAGCGCCGCCGCCCTGCTCCTGGTCCCATCGCGGGTGTCGAGGTCTCGCGCTGAGGACGACGACGGAGCCGCAGGAGCCACTGGAGCCGCCGGAGCCGCTGCCAGGCATCCCCGCATCCACGAATTCCTCAGCCAACTGACCACCGCACTGCTGCTGGCATCCGTCGTCGGGTTCGTCATGTTCGTCCTGCCTACCTCGCAACCCGGCCTGTGGGAGCGGATCGCCTTCGACGGGCAGGCGCTCATGATGCTGACTCTGGGGGCGGCGCTCATCGCCTCGGACTGA
- a CDS encoding NAD-dependent epimerase/dehydratase family protein — translation MNALLTHHGIDLRGIPVDASAPVMVTGATGYLGSWVAAGLLQAGATVHAPVRDPHDQRKTGHLLRAAEATPGTLRLFTADLLEPGSYDEATAGCTTIIHTASPFIRSVSDPQRDLVDPALEGTRNVLGSAKRCDSVRRVVLTSSIAAMYGDAADLSRAPGHLITEEGWNTSSSLTHEPYSYSKTLAEKEAWRIAGHQERWDLVTIHPSLILGPALGPAPASDSFTIMEMLLDGTMRSGAPRIGLAVVDVREVAQAHLAAAFLPQAHGRYIVSAQDTDSLGLADMLRPRYGGRLPLPRRAVPRPIIMALAPRLGLTRDYVRRNVGYPLRADASRSRELGLRYRPVQESLESMVEQMLKRR, via the coding sequence ATGAACGCACTCCTGACCCACCACGGCATCGACCTGCGCGGCATTCCCGTGGATGCCTCCGCCCCCGTCATGGTCACCGGCGCCACCGGATACCTGGGCAGCTGGGTGGCCGCCGGCCTGCTCCAGGCGGGCGCCACCGTTCACGCGCCGGTGCGCGACCCCCACGACCAGCGCAAGACCGGCCACCTGCTGCGAGCGGCCGAGGCCACCCCAGGCACCCTGCGCCTCTTCACCGCCGACCTGCTGGAGCCCGGCTCCTACGATGAGGCCACCGCCGGCTGCACCACGATCATCCACACCGCCTCCCCCTTCATCCGCTCGGTCAGCGACCCGCAGCGCGATCTCGTCGATCCCGCCCTGGAGGGGACTCGCAACGTCCTGGGCTCGGCGAAGCGCTGCGACTCAGTGCGGCGGGTCGTCCTAACCTCCTCCATCGCCGCCATGTACGGCGACGCCGCGGACCTGAGCCGGGCCCCCGGTCACCTCATCACCGAGGAGGGCTGGAACACGAGCTCCTCCCTGACCCATGAGCCCTACTCCTACTCCAAGACCCTGGCGGAGAAGGAGGCCTGGAGGATCGCCGGGCACCAGGAGCGCTGGGACCTGGTGACCATCCACCCCTCCCTCATCCTGGGCCCGGCGCTGGGCCCCGCCCCCGCCTCCGACAGCTTCACCATCATGGAGATGCTGCTGGACGGGACCATGCGCTCCGGGGCGCCACGCATCGGCCTGGCCGTGGTCGACGTCCGCGAGGTGGCGCAGGCCCACCTGGCCGCGGCCTTCCTGCCCCAGGCCCACGGCCGCTACATCGTCTCCGCCCAGGACACCGACTCCCTGGGACTGGCGGACATGCTCAGGCCCCGCTACGGCGGCAGGCTCCCCCTGCCCCGCCGGGCGGTGCCCCGCCCGATCATCATGGCGCTGGCGCCCCGCCTCGGTCTGACCCGGGACTACGTGCGGCGCAACGTGGGCTACCCGCTGCGCGCCGACGCCTCGCGCAGCCGCGAGCTGGGCCTGCGCTACCGGCCGGTCCAGGAGTCCCTGGAGTCGATGGTCGAGCAGATGCTGAAGCGGCGCTGA
- a CDS encoding acyl-CoA dehydratase activase-related protein yields MSASIPLDRPADDLIRAQTTGPVRLGLDIGSTTVKLVLLPQPTPEQPEPEPLISEYRRHHADVRGEVTRLLGDAAEAYPGLTVRGAVTGSAGLSLATLMGLPFVQEVIAETQAVRERNPLTDVIIELGGEDAKITYLHPTPEQRMNGTCAGGTGAFIDQMAQLLHTDAAGLDDLASRHTTLYPIASRCGVFAKSDLQPLINQGAEPTDLAASVLAAVVTQTIAGLACGRPIRGHVMFLGGPLHFLPQLRAAFQRALGEQADSFTCPLDAQLYVALGAAMLASGEPVTLEELSTRLATRKALDLGTSRMRPLFADDAELEAFRARHARAHVERAHWPAPGQEPADGASGGSPEVRTCDVEPAEAEPAEAEPAEAEPAEAEPAEAERADVATGDCFLGIDAGSTTIKAVVLDEQDRIVWEHYASNDGDPVTAAVEILRRIHREMPAGARIVRSCVTGYGESLVKAALHIDQGVVETMAHYRAAARLNPGVTSVIDIGGQDMKYLRIKDGVIDSISVNEACSAGCGSFLQTFAQSMGLGIADFSARALRAPAPVDLGSRCTVFMNSSVKQAQKEAAGVGEISAGLSYSVVRNALYKVIKLKDADELGERVSVQGGTFLNDAVLRAFELLTGREVVRPDIAGLMGCFGAALTARQTYEGRPSELMTMGELSRFSLTTQASTCKLCQNHCQLTITTFNDGQRHISGNRCERGATQERRATKSELPNLYDYKYKRAFSYRRLRESAATRGDIGIPRVLGMYENYPLWFTILTSLGFRVIISGRSNHELFESGMDSIPSENVCYPAKLAHGHIESLLAKGVRTIWFPCVFFERELVEGADDHYNCPIVATYPEVIRTNMEGVSRAMEGMEGQEPDARAGDGGARLLAPFLNLADPATLARRLVEVLADWRVTLPEARRAVAAGLAEDAAFKADVRAEGRRALEWMEANGRKGIVLAGRPYHIDPEINHGVPDVINTLGLAVLSEDSILPEPASEADDGADRAASAGALSRAVASLRRRDRSPEDWSDVTAEGLPAPRGVAAPEVAPRLRVRDQWAYHSRLYRAAEIVVGREDLELVQLNSFGCGVDAVTTDQVQEILESAGGVYTSLKIDEVSNLGAATIRLRSLAAASQARRDRGQEAHEIDTTLTETPEQGPRRPTKRPAAQPDGPAAASRAPAERAVGARELPAATTPAFTEEMRSTHTILMPQMSPVHFRPLAPLMRRLGYRVELLESATKADLEVGLRYVNNDACFPAIMVIGQLIAAFTEGGHDPESCVVAISQTGGICRATNYAAMLRKGLREAGYPQVPVVAISLQGLETNPGFELTPAMGLGLLQGVIIGDTLNTCTLRVRPYEAVPGSTQALVERWDAIIAEFFEHRGRSATWGGRLGYRRLLREMVREFDELPLSDSPRRPRVGVVGEVLVKYQPDANNHVIDVIEAEGCEAVVPGLLAFLLSGLATAQWEADAYGIGAGSLRKKKAAMWLIEQLQAPARRALAATGKFDAEAPIGELARKASSILSLGNQAGEGWLLTAEMIELIEHGTPNIVCCQPFACLPNHVVGKGMFRQLRRHYPQANIVAIDYDPGASEVNQLNRIKLMISTAHMTHQQARSAQEADSRETFRALLADLGPAPDATPVSPDVAGETAPALTPRP; encoded by the coding sequence ATGAGCGCATCCATCCCGCTGGACCGTCCGGCAGACGATCTCATACGAGCCCAGACCACCGGCCCGGTGCGCCTCGGACTGGACATCGGCTCGACCACCGTCAAACTCGTCCTCCTGCCCCAGCCCACGCCGGAACAGCCCGAGCCCGAGCCGCTCATCAGCGAGTACCGCCGCCACCATGCCGACGTGCGCGGAGAGGTCACCCGGCTCCTGGGCGATGCCGCCGAGGCCTACCCCGGCCTGACCGTTCGCGGGGCCGTGACCGGGTCGGCCGGCCTGAGCCTGGCCACGCTCATGGGCCTGCCCTTCGTCCAGGAGGTCATCGCCGAGACCCAGGCCGTGCGCGAGCGCAACCCCCTGACCGATGTCATCATCGAGCTCGGAGGGGAGGACGCCAAGATCACCTACCTCCACCCCACCCCCGAGCAGCGCATGAACGGCACCTGCGCCGGCGGCACCGGGGCCTTCATCGACCAGATGGCCCAGCTCCTCCACACCGACGCCGCCGGCCTCGATGACCTCGCCTCGCGCCACACCACCCTCTACCCCATCGCCTCGCGCTGCGGCGTCTTCGCCAAGTCCGACCTCCAGCCCCTCATCAACCAGGGCGCCGAGCCCACGGACCTGGCCGCCTCCGTCCTGGCCGCCGTCGTCACCCAGACCATCGCCGGCCTGGCCTGCGGGCGCCCCATCCGCGGCCATGTCATGTTCCTGGGCGGCCCCCTGCACTTCCTGCCCCAGCTGCGCGCCGCCTTCCAGCGGGCCCTGGGCGAGCAGGCCGACTCCTTCACCTGCCCCCTGGACGCCCAGCTCTACGTCGCCCTGGGCGCGGCCATGCTGGCCAGCGGCGAGCCGGTGACCCTGGAGGAGCTGTCCACCCGCCTGGCCACCCGCAAGGCCCTTGATCTGGGAACCTCGCGCATGCGCCCCCTGTTCGCCGACGACGCCGAGCTCGAGGCCTTCCGAGCCCGCCACGCCCGCGCCCACGTCGAGCGCGCCCACTGGCCCGCCCCCGGGCAGGAGCCGGCCGATGGGGCGAGCGGCGGATCCCCTGAGGTCAGGACCTGCGACGTCGAGCCGGCCGAGGCTGAGCCGGCTGAGGCTGAGCCGGCTGAGGCTGAGCCGGCCGAGGCTGAGCCGGCCGAGGCTGAGCGGGCCGACGTCGCCACCGGCGACTGCTTCCTGGGGATCGACGCCGGATCCACCACCATCAAGGCCGTCGTCCTCGATGAGCAGGACCGCATCGTGTGGGAGCACTACGCCTCCAACGACGGCGACCCGGTCACCGCCGCCGTTGAGATCCTGCGGCGCATCCACCGGGAGATGCCCGCCGGGGCGCGCATCGTGCGCTCCTGCGTGACGGGCTACGGCGAGTCCCTGGTCAAGGCCGCCCTTCACATCGACCAGGGCGTGGTCGAGACCATGGCCCACTACCGCGCCGCCGCCCGCCTCAACCCCGGGGTCACCTCCGTCATCGACATCGGCGGCCAGGACATGAAGTACCTGCGCATCAAGGACGGGGTCATCGACTCCATCAGCGTCAATGAGGCCTGCTCGGCCGGATGCGGCTCCTTCCTGCAGACCTTCGCCCAGTCCATGGGCCTGGGCATCGCCGACTTCTCGGCCCGCGCCCTGCGGGCCCCGGCCCCCGTGGACCTGGGCTCGCGCTGCACGGTGTTCATGAACTCCTCGGTCAAGCAGGCACAGAAGGAGGCCGCGGGCGTCGGGGAGATCAGCGCGGGACTGTCCTACTCGGTGGTGCGCAACGCCCTGTACAAGGTCATCAAGCTCAAGGACGCCGATGAGCTGGGCGAGCGCGTCAGCGTCCAGGGCGGCACCTTCCTCAACGACGCCGTCCTGCGCGCCTTCGAGCTCCTGACCGGCCGAGAGGTGGTGCGCCCCGACATCGCCGGGCTCATGGGCTGCTTCGGGGCCGCCCTGACCGCCCGGCAGACCTACGAGGGCCGCCCCAGCGAGCTGATGACCATGGGCGAGCTCTCCCGCTTCTCCCTGACCACCCAGGCCTCGACCTGCAAGCTCTGCCAGAACCACTGCCAGCTGACCATCACCACCTTCAACGACGGCCAGCGCCACATCTCCGGCAACCGCTGCGAGCGCGGCGCCACCCAGGAGCGCCGCGCTACCAAGTCCGAGCTGCCCAATCTCTACGACTACAAGTACAAGCGCGCCTTCTCCTACCGCCGCCTGCGCGAGAGCGCCGCCACCCGTGGGGACATCGGCATTCCCCGGGTGCTGGGCATGTACGAGAACTACCCCCTGTGGTTCACCATCCTGACCTCCCTGGGATTCCGCGTCATCATCTCGGGGCGCTCCAACCACGAGCTCTTCGAGTCCGGGATGGACTCCATCCCCTCGGAGAATGTCTGCTACCCGGCCAAGCTCGCCCACGGGCATATCGAGTCCCTCCTCGCCAAGGGCGTGCGGACCATCTGGTTCCCCTGCGTCTTCTTCGAGCGCGAGCTCGTCGAGGGGGCCGACGACCACTACAACTGCCCCATCGTGGCCACCTACCCCGAGGTCATCCGCACCAATATGGAGGGCGTCAGCCGGGCCATGGAGGGCATGGAGGGCCAGGAGCCCGACGCCCGGGCCGGCGACGGGGGCGCGCGCCTGCTCGCCCCCTTCCTCAACCTGGCCGACCCGGCCACCCTCGCCAGGCGCCTGGTCGAGGTCCTGGCCGACTGGCGGGTCACCCTGCCCGAGGCCCGGCGGGCCGTGGCCGCGGGCCTCGCCGAGGACGCCGCCTTCAAGGCCGACGTGCGCGCCGAGGGCCGTCGCGCCCTGGAGTGGATGGAGGCCAACGGCCGCAAGGGCATCGTCCTGGCCGGGCGCCCCTACCACATCGACCCGGAGATCAACCACGGCGTCCCCGACGTCATCAACACCCTGGGGCTGGCGGTCCTCTCCGAGGACTCCATCCTGCCCGAGCCCGCCTCTGAGGCCGACGACGGCGCCGATCGGGCCGCGTCCGCCGGCGCCCTGTCCCGGGCGGTGGCCTCGCTCCGGCGTCGGGACCGGTCCCCCGAGGACTGGTCCGACGTCACCGCCGAGGGCCTGCCCGCCCCCAGGGGCGTGGCCGCCCCTGAGGTCGCGCCCCGCCTGCGGGTGCGCGACCAGTGGGCCTACCACTCCCGCCTCTACCGGGCGGCCGAGATCGTCGTCGGCCGCGAGGACCTCGAGCTCGTCCAGCTCAACTCCTTCGGCTGCGGGGTCGACGCCGTGACCACCGACCAGGTCCAGGAGATCCTGGAATCCGCCGGTGGGGTCTACACCAGCCTGAAGATCGACGAGGTCTCCAATCTGGGCGCCGCCACCATCCGCCTGCGCTCCCTGGCCGCCGCCTCCCAGGCCCGCCGGGACCGGGGCCAGGAGGCCCACGAGATCGACACGACCCTGACCGAGACCCCTGAGCAGGGCCCGCGGCGACCCACTAAGAGGCCCGCCGCGCAGCCCGATGGGCCTGCGGCCGCCTCCCGGGCCCCCGCCGAGCGCGCCGTCGGCGCCCGGGAGCTGCCGGCGGCCACCACTCCGGCCTTCACCGAGGAGATGCGCTCGACGCACACCATCCTCATGCCCCAGATGAGCCCCGTGCACTTCCGGCCCCTGGCGCCGCTCATGCGCCGACTGGGCTACCGGGTCGAGCTCCTAGAGTCCGCCACCAAGGCCGACCTGGAGGTGGGGCTGCGCTATGTCAACAACGATGCCTGCTTCCCCGCCATCATGGTCATCGGCCAGCTCATCGCAGCCTTCACCGAGGGCGGCCACGACCCCGAGAGCTGCGTGGTGGCCATCTCCCAGACCGGAGGCATCTGCCGCGCCACCAACTACGCCGCCATGCTGCGCAAGGGCCTGCGCGAGGCCGGCTACCCCCAGGTGCCGGTGGTGGCCATCTCCCTGCAGGGCCTGGAGACCAATCCCGGATTCGAGCTGACCCCCGCCATGGGCCTGGGACTCCTCCAGGGCGTCATCATCGGCGACACCCTCAACACCTGCACCCTGCGCGTGCGTCCCTACGAGGCGGTGCCCGGCTCCACCCAGGCGCTCGTGGAGCGCTGGGACGCCATCATCGCCGAGTTCTTCGAGCACCGGGGCCGGTCGGCCACCTGGGGCGGGCGCCTGGGCTACCGGCGCCTCCTTCGCGAGATGGTGCGCGAGTTCGACGAGCTGCCCCTGTCCGACTCGCCGCGCCGGCCCCGGGTGGGCGTCGTCGGCGAGGTCCTGGTCAAGTACCAGCCCGACGCCAACAACCACGTCATCGACGTCATCGAGGCCGAGGGCTGCGAGGCCGTCGTGCCGGGGCTGCTGGCCTTCCTCCTCAGTGGGCTGGCCACCGCCCAGTGGGAGGCGGATGCCTACGGCATCGGCGCCGGCTCGCTGCGCAAGAAGAAGGCCGCCATGTGGCTCATCGAGCAGCTCCAGGCCCCCGCCCGCCGGGCCCTGGCCGCCACCGGCAAGTTCGACGCCGAGGCCCCCATCGGTGAGCTGGCCCGCAAGGCCTCGAGCATCCTGTCGCTGGGCAACCAGGCCGGCGAGGGCTGGCTGCTGACCGCTGAGATGATCGAGCTCATCGAGCACGGCACACCCAACATCGTGTGCTGCCAGCCCTTCGCCTGCCTGCCCAACCACGTCGTGGGCAAGGGCATGTTCCGCCAGCTGCGGCGCCACTACCCCCAGGCCAACATCGTGGCCATCGACTACGACCCCGGGGCCAGTGAGGTCAACCAGCTCAACCGCATCAAGCTCATGATCTCCACCGCGCATATGACCCACCAGCAGGCCCGGTCCGCGCAGGAGGCGGACAGCCGCGAGACCTTCCGAGCCCTCCTGGCCGACCTGGGGCCCGCGCCCGATGCCACCCCCGTCTCCCCGGATGTGGCGGGGGAGACGGCCCCGGCCCTCACCCCGCGCCCCTGA
- a CDS encoding DUF4921 family protein, which produces MLMPYSPAAEPLTRLADGTVKQISPFTGTEVWTVPGRGDRPISQPPTDVRALTPQDRTQACAFCPGRYTETPPEKSRLVRTEDGLARLDALPASQLRATTAEFRRIPNLFEILSFDYWRSNHGYEVPDAARERMDAYLADPAGAAHAAAVAKTKLKASGAEPSSWDLMGEEARRHYLASFFAGGHDLIVARRHFTDDATDSSCLAGSGTLSVAEHRAYTRMAVDAMEDLYASNRWVRYVAVFQNWLRPAGASFDHLHKQLVAIDERGVTSELELARVRANPNLYNEMAVDYAAYRDLLVASNEHAVAFAGFGHRYPTLEVYSTSATPEPWRMAREEVEAVSDLLHALHAATGADVPCNEEWHHKPMDVDQPMPWHVTLKWRVSTLAGFEGGTKIYLNTIDPWSLRDRVVSRLEDLRADRLIAPMAVGEECPTTPNRLLYNPVLAVQR; this is translated from the coding sequence ATGCTCATGCCCTACTCGCCCGCAGCCGAGCCACTGACGCGCCTGGCCGACGGGACAGTCAAGCAGATCAGCCCCTTCACCGGCACCGAGGTGTGGACCGTCCCGGGACGCGGCGACCGCCCCATCTCCCAGCCCCCCACCGATGTGCGCGCCCTGACCCCTCAGGACCGCACCCAGGCCTGCGCCTTCTGCCCGGGCCGCTACACCGAGACGCCCCCGGAGAAGTCCCGCCTGGTGCGCACCGAGGACGGCCTGGCGCGGCTCGACGCCCTGCCCGCCTCCCAGCTGCGGGCCACGACGGCGGAGTTCCGCCGCATCCCCAATCTCTTCGAGATCCTGTCCTTCGACTACTGGCGCTCCAACCACGGCTACGAGGTGCCCGACGCCGCCCGCGAGCGCATGGACGCCTACCTGGCCGACCCCGCCGGGGCCGCGCATGCGGCGGCGGTGGCCAAGACCAAGCTGAAGGCCTCGGGGGCCGAGCCCTCCTCCTGGGACCTCATGGGAGAGGAGGCCCGCCGCCACTACCTGGCCTCCTTCTTCGCCGGGGGTCACGACCTCATCGTGGCCCGGCGCCACTTCACCGACGATGCCACGGACTCCTCCTGCCTAGCGGGCTCGGGGACGCTGAGCGTGGCCGAGCACCGGGCCTACACCCGCATGGCGGTCGACGCCATGGAGGATCTGTACGCCTCCAACCGCTGGGTGCGCTACGTGGCGGTGTTCCAGAACTGGCTGCGCCCGGCCGGGGCGAGCTTCGACCACCTGCACAAGCAGCTGGTGGCCATCGATGAGCGGGGCGTGACCAGCGAGCTGGAGCTGGCCCGGGTGCGGGCCAACCCGAACCTGTACAACGAGATGGCGGTGGACTACGCCGCCTACCGCGACCTGCTGGTGGCCAGCAACGAGCATGCGGTGGCCTTCGCCGGATTCGGGCACCGCTACCCCACCCTGGAGGTCTACTCCACCTCCGCCACGCCCGAGCCCTGGCGCATGGCCCGCGAGGAGGTCGAGGCCGTCTCCGATCTCCTGCACGCCCTGCACGCGGCCACGGGCGCCGACGTGCCCTGCAATGAGGAGTGGCACCACAAGCCGATGGACGTCGACCAGCCCATGCCCTGGCATGTCACGCTCAAGTGGCGGGTCTCCACGCTGGCCGGCTTCGAGGGGGGCACGAAGATCTACCTCAACACGATCGACCCCTGGAGCCTGCGCGATCGGGTGGTCTCCCGCCTGGAGGACCTGCGCGCGGACCGGCTCATCGCCCCCATGGCGGTGGGCGAGGAGTGCCCGACGACGCCCAACCGCCTCCTGTACAACCCGGTCCTGGCCGTCCAGCGCTGA
- a CDS encoding TetR/AcrR family transcriptional regulator, giving the protein MTERHPAKRPPGRPTDAALGPAIVLAARDILAESGYGGLTTAAVAKRAGVSTATLYRRWPTKQALVIAAARQLAASHGADDGGIGAQGVGGAGGSQNSGSTGGLQGPAGAGGAPDTGSLRGDLAALLAHKNRVLAGATGAALVALLGEARLDPELDALLRDELYEATREHLEEIRERARARGEDITALDSQSAARLILGALIAGITLSGPGPTSSRDPNRSPLSQAEIALLLRALAAEAP; this is encoded by the coding sequence GTGACCGAGCGCCACCCCGCCAAGCGCCCCCCGGGGCGTCCCACCGACGCCGCCCTGGGGCCGGCCATCGTGCTGGCGGCGCGCGACATCCTCGCCGAGTCCGGCTACGGCGGACTGACCACGGCGGCCGTGGCCAAGCGCGCGGGCGTGTCCACGGCGACCCTCTACCGCCGGTGGCCCACCAAGCAGGCCCTCGTCATCGCCGCCGCCCGCCAGCTGGCGGCCTCGCACGGGGCGGATGACGGGGGCATCGGCGCCCAGGGGGTCGGGGGCGCAGGAGGCTCGCAGAACTCGGGGAGCACCGGGGGCCTCCAGGGCCCTGCTGGGGCCGGCGGCGCTCCCGACACCGGCTCCCTGCGGGGCGATCTCGCGGCGCTCCTGGCGCACAAGAACCGCGTGCTGGCCGGAGCCACCGGCGCGGCACTGGTCGCCCTGCTGGGTGAGGCCCGCCTCGATCCCGAGCTGGACGCCCTGCTGCGCGACGAGCTCTACGAGGCCACCCGCGAGCACCTGGAGGAGATCCGCGAGCGCGCCCGCGCCAGGGGTGAGGACATCACGGCCCTCGACTCGCAGTCGGCCGCCCGCCTCATCCTGGGCGCCCTCATCGCCGGGATCACCCTGAGCGGCCCGGGGCCGACGTCGAGCCGCGACCCGAACCGGTCTCCCCTGAGCCAGGCGGAGATCGCCCTCCTCCTGCGAGCCCTGGCAGCGGAGGCGCCCTAA